The genomic interval CGCGATCTTCTCGCCGCGGATCGCGGGGGCGAGGAACTCGCGCTTCTGCTCCGGCGTCCCCCGCGCCTCGATGACCGAAAGCGCGAACTCCATGTGGGCGAGGAGGCCGACGGCGGTGCCCACGCTCCCGCACTTCACCAGCTCCTGGGCGAGGATGAGCGTGTACCAGAAGTCGAGCCCGGCGCCACCGTACTCGGGCGCGTACCGGAGCCCGAGGTAGCCGAGCTTGCCCATGAGCGCGTAGATCTCGCGCGGGAAGATCCCCGCCGCCTCCCACTCGTCGGCGTGCGGCGCGAGCTCGCGCGCGACGACGGCGCGGACCGCGCGCCGGAACTCCTCGTGCTCGGGGCCGAGCCAGGGGGAGGCGTCCATCGTGGGTGAATATTATTCAGTCTATGAACGACATGCAAGCCCAAAATGTCCGACGTCAACCAGGCTTGGGATACGCTCTTCACGGTCGGGGAGAGACGGACGCGACCGTGTCCCGTGCCCCGCGATGCGCTCAGCGTTGGAGGAGTCAAGGGGTGCCAGCTAGGACGAGATGGGCTCGGCTGCTCGCCGTCGGCGAGGGGTTGCTCGTGAGCGCCATCTGGGCGTCGTCGTTCGTGATCATCAAGATGGGCCTGGTCCACCTGGGGCCACTGACCCTGGCCGGCGTGCGGTACTTCGCCGCGTTCCTGTTACTTCTTCCGTTGATGGCGCTCAGCGGAACGTTCCGACGCAACCCGGCTCCGGGCCGGTGGGGTCGCCTCTTCCTGATGGGGCTCTTGGCCTACCCGGTGAGCAACGGCGCGCTCTTTTGGGGGCTCCAGTATGTTCCGGCTACCACCGGGGCCTTCTTGCACAGCCTGCTCCCCCTGCCGAGCCTGGTGCTCGCCCTCGTCTGGCTGCGGGAGATCCCGATCCCGCGGCAGCTCCTGGGCCTCACGGTGGCCCTGGCAGGAAGTGCTCTCTTCTTCTCGCAGGGTCTCGGCGCCGGGGATCCACTGGCTCTGGCGGTGATCGGCCTGAGCGTCGTGGCATTCGGCGTCTTCGTCGTGCTGAGCCGGGCTCTGGCCCGCGAGGGCCACGTGCCTACATTGCCCTTGACCGCCCTCCCCCTGGGATTTGGCGGTGGCCTGCTTCTTGCCGTGGCGCTACCGCTCGAGGGGGCGGCCCCGCCGGCGCTGGAAGGCTGGGTTGCCGTGTCCTGGCTCGCCGTCGTCAATACCGCCGTCGCATATCTCCTCTACAACCACAGCCTCCGGACTCTCACCGCCCTGGAGCTCAACGTGCTCCTCAGCCTCTCTCCGCTGGGGACGGCCCTGTTGGCGAGTCTCCTCCTGGGGGAACGGGTGACGCTGCCACAGGTGGTCGGTCTGGTGGTCGCGATCAGCGGAGTCCTGCTGGTGCAGCGGAGGTCTGCACCATCTCCTTGAGACGCGTTCCCGGGACGCTGACTCTGACCACCGATCAGCGCTTGCTTGTCCACCGTGCGTTCGACCGCGAGCACGAGAAGACCTCCAATCCCTATCCGGGCGACGCCCGGACACAGGCCCTGCGCATTCGCTACAATCGACCCGCGGCCCCGCGTCTGGCGGACACTGCGGGAGGGAGGCGCCTCGGTGGCGACGCGAGCGGAGAAGTTCCGGCAGGCAGCCTGGTGCTACCTCGCCTACGGCCTCATCTATTGGCTCGGTGGCGCGTATCTCGCCGCACACGGCATCGGCGCCGGGCGCGGGCTCGTGTGGCTCGCCGTGGGCGCCGTCTTCGTGGTCCTGTTCCCGTGGCTCATCGCCCGCGGCCCACGAGGGACGGGATACCTCTGGTTCGTCCGCGTGCTGAGCCTGGCCGTGATCTGGCGGGCGATCTTCGTGGCACGCACGGTCGTGGCGCCGACGATCCCCTCGGTCCCCTTGCCCGGTGGCGGCGTCTTGCCCATGCGAGCCGCCGCGGCGGCGTTTCTCGTCGTCACGGTGGCGACGGCCGCCATGCTGGCGCGCGCCGCCTGGAGCCGCCGCACCTCGGTGCTATCATCGGCGCGCGGCCATGACTGAGCGAGACCTGACCGACATCGTCTGGACGGAGGAGGCCCGGCGCCGCGTGGACAATGCCCCGCCCTTCGTCCGCCCGGGCATCCTGAAGCTGATGCCGATCCGCGCCAGGGAGCGGGGTCGCACCGAGATCACCTCGGAGTTCCTCACCGAGATCCGCAACGAGTCGATGCTCCGGGTGGCCAAGTGCATCAAGGGCTTCGGCTTCGAGGAATTGTCCATGGCGGCCTTCGAGGTGGCCAAGGCCAAGATGCGAAAGCTCCCGCACAAGGTCGAGGGGATCGAGGAGATCAAGGCGTTTCTCGACGCCCGCGTCGAGAAGAACGAGATGATCCTGGCCAAGTTCAGCCAGTACCTCCAGATGATTCCCGAGCGGGGGCTGCCGTGGACCGAGGAGGCGCTGGCGCTGGTGCAGCGAGCGCCGGCCTTCGTCCAAGGGATCGCCCGGACCGCCATCAAGGAGGAGGCGCGGCGCCGGAAAGAGCCCGTCGTGACCCCCGAGGCGGTGGAGCGGGTGATGGGGTCCATCGCCGCCGGCGCCGCGCCCTCGGCCGCGCCTCGGGCGAAGCGATCGGCCGAGCCACTTCACGGCGTGACCATGCTCTGGGAGGCGGCCGCCGAGGAGCGCCTCCGGCGCATCCCGATCCCCGCCGTCAGGAGCATGGTGATCCGGAAGGTCGAGGCCCACGCCCGCGCCCAGGGACTCACCGTGGTCGACGTCGCCGCGTACGAAGCGGCAAAGGGCGGGCCTCCGCTGCGCTGAGTCGGCCGCCTCCCACGCCAGCTTCGCATCATCCCGCAGACCCTGCACGCTCGACGACAAATGTGCCGCCCGGGAAGCACAAGGTGGAGGGCTGGCGCGAGACGCTCGGCAAGATGACGCAGGAAATGGACGTCAAAGCCGGCGTGTCCACCAGGATCACCTTCGAGATGGCGAAGAAGTAGCTGGCGCCTCCGGCCCGCCGGGGCCGTGGGGCCACCCGGCGGCCAAGCCGGCCAAAGAGGTGTCCCCCGACTCCGCCGCCGGCTCGGTGACTGACCTGCCCCATCGGCGGAGCTGCGGCCGCCCGCGCGAGCGCCTGTGTGTCCTCTCGCGAGCCGATCGAGATCGGGCTGGCCCGCGGCCGGCACGCCAAGGTAATCTGGCGCGGCCTCGTCGACGACCAGGGCTTCCCACCGGTCGGTTATTGGCCGATCAAGGGCTAATTTGCGGGCAACGAGAGAAGCTTTCAGTGGAGGCCGGAGGTCCGCCGTGCAATCCATTGCGCTCCCGCGCAGGACCTTGCGCGCTTGCGGACCCACGCGGCGGCTCCATGCGCTCGCACTCTTGCAAGATGATCTTTTCCCGCGAGGAGATGGCCACTCCACTTTTCTGCGGTTCCTTTGGTACAGGGCTTGCTCCTTGAGGGAATGTCCCTCGGAGATGCTCTGGGGCCAACTCCAGAGCCTGGGTGAGGGGCGGAAAGGGGGAACCGTTATGGTAGGTAAGTTCTGGAGCGTCGGCGTCCTTGGAGTTCTGACGGCCCTGTTGGTCCTCGCATGGGGGCTCGGACCGGCTCAGGCTCAGTCAGTGAAGGAGTTCCTGCTCGTCACGGGAGAGTGGTCCTGGAAAGCCAAGCCCGGCGAGGCGCCTGTGGTGGATCGCAACCGGGGGCCGGTCAAGGAGATCGAGCGCTACAGCTTCGATCCCCCGTTCCTGGTCGTCAACAAGGGAGACACCGTGGTCCTGAAGATCCACGCCCTGAAAGGGGAGAAGCACGTCCTGGAGATCAAGGACTTCGGGGTCCCCGAGACGACCATCAATAAGGGCGAGGAGAAGACCATCAGGTTTGTGGCCGACAAGGCCGGGACGTTCAAGTTCATCTGCACCAACCACGTCAACGCGGAGAAGGAAGGCCCGATGGTGGGGTACATCCACGTCATGGACGGCACGCGCTAGCGCGAGGAGGAGGGGCGAGCCGTGCAGCGACCGATCCTTGTCCTCCTCCTGACGGGCCTGCTGGTGCTTGGGGGATCGCCGGGGGCCGGCGCCCAGGAGGCCTACCGGGAAGGGGCTGCGGCCAACGGCGGCAGCCTCACCGGCGAGGCCATCTTCGCCGGCCCCCCGCCGGAACCTTACGTGATCTGGGTGAAGAAGAACGCCGATGTCTTCGGCGAGAAGCTTCCCGACGAGCGGTTGCTTGTCTCCCGAGGCGGGAAGATCAAGAACGTGGTGGTCACCTTGGAGGGAATCCGCGAGGGGAAGCCTTGGTCCAACGTCCAGCGTCCCCAACTGTTCAATAAGGGAGGGCTCTTCGTCCCCCACGTCCAAGTGGTCCGAGCTGCGGCGCAGCTGGAGGTGATCAACAAGGATCCTGTCCTCCACAACAGTCACGCTTACCTGGCCGGCCGGACCGTGTTCAATCTGGCCCAACCGAACAAGGACCAAGTCATCCGAAAACCGCTCGCCAAGGTCGGCCTGGTGGAGTTGATGTGCGACTCCCACGACTGGATGAACGCCTGGATCGTGGTCTCGGCCCACCCGTACGTGGCGATTACCGGCGAGGACGGCGCCTACACGATCACCGACATCCCGCCCGGGACCTATACGCTCACGGCGTGGCACGAGAAGCTGGGCAAGAAACAGGTGCAGGTGACGGTGAAGGGCAGAGAAGAAAGAAAGGTGAACTTCACCTTTCCCGCCAAGTAGACGCAAGTTCCCTGATGGAGATCGACAGGCGCGGAGTGAACGCCCTATAGCCCAGGGAGGTTTCGCATGATGAAGCGTCTGATAACGGGAACCGGCGTTTGCGTCATCGCTCTTGGCGTAATCACGAGCCCGGCGCTGGCCTTCCAGTGCCCGGTTCTGATCAAGCAGGCCAACGAGGCGGTGGCCAAGATGAAGGGCGACGACGCCAAGTTCAAGCAAGCCAAGGACCTAATCGCCGAAGCCCAGAGGCTGCACAACGCCGGCCAGCACGCCGACTCGGTGAAGAAGGCGAACGAGGCCCTCGTACTTCTTGGCGTGAAAGCGGAATCCAAGCCCCCCGCCAAGAAGGGATACTCGTACTAGGGGCAAGGCAGTGGAGCAACGCTACATGACCATCAAGGCTACCCTCACCAAACTCGATGGTGGCCAAGTCATCGCGCTCGACGTGCTGCCGATGATCGGCAGCGCGTTCCAGTCGTTCCAGTACGGCGAAAACGGGGCGCTGCCCGGCAAGGGGCGGTATCGAATCGACCTCGAAATCCAGCCGCCTCAGCTCATGCGCTACGCCACGGCCAAGGAGCGGTGGACGGCGGCCTCAAAGCTCAGCTTTGACTTCGACCACAGATAAGGGCGGCAGGGGAGGGCTGACGGTAATGCCGAAGCGGTACCGAGACATCGTCGGCGACGGGGGCTCCAACATCCTGGCCCAGGTGGAGGAGTTCCAGGGCCGGCTCCGGGCCCGGATGGCGCGGGTCCGGAAGAAGGTGGCGGTGACGAGCGGAAAGGGCGGCGTCGGCAAGAGCGTGCTGACCGCAAACCTGGCCGCGATCCTGGCAGCGGACGGCCGGCGCGTGGGGGTGCTGGACGCCGACCTCAACGGGCCCTCCATGGCGAAACTCCTCGGAGTCCGAGGCCAGCGCCTTCGACTCTCGCCCGAGGGCGTTCACCCGGCCGAGGGGCCGCTCGGGATTAGAGTGCTGTCGACAGACCTGCTCTTGTCGGAAGACCGGGCGCCCCTCACCTGGGAAGCTCCGACCCAGCAGGATGCGTTCGTCTGGCGCGAAACGATGGAGGCGACCGCCCTCAGGGAGTTCCTTGCCGATGCGGCGTGGGGAGACCTGGATCTCCTCCTGCTGGACTTGCCTCCGGGGGCTCCGAGGCTCCCGACCCTGGCGGGGCTCCTTGACCTCGACGGGGCTCTGGTCGTGACGATCCCGTCAGAAGTCGCCGGCCTGGTGGTGGGCCGGTCGGTGGAGCTTGCCCGGACTCATGGCGTGAGGCTCCTGGGCCTCGTGGAGAACATGGCAGGCTACCTCTGCGTGGCTTGCGGCACTCTCGGAGAGCTCTTTCCCGGTGACGGTGAGAGCCTGGCCGAAGCCTCGGGGCTCCCGCTCCTCGGGCGGATTCCCTTCGACCCCCGGATTGCGTGGTGTGCTGATCGCGGACGCCCCTATGCGCTCGAGCATGCTGAGAGTCCCGCAGGCCAGGCCCTCCGGGCGCTGGCGGCCCGCCTCAACGATCTGCTCTGGGAAGAAGGCGCTGAACGATGAAGTTCCTCTGTGTGGGATGCGATGAGCCCATGCGGTTTGACTCGGTTGAGGGACCCGAGGAAGGGTCAGTCGGCGTCACCTTCGGCTGCCCGCGCTGCGGCCACCGGGTCACCTTGCTCACGAACCCCATGGAGACTCAGCTCGTTCGGTCTCTGGGCGTGAAGATCGGCGGCCGGGAAGTCCCGCCGGAGCCCTTGGAGGTGGTCAGGACGAGTCTGGCGCGGCAGCGGGAGGGAGCGCTTGAGGTCGAAGCGGAGGGGGGCGTTGTCTGGGTCGAGGCGGCGGAGGCCCGCCTCCAGCGCCTGCCCCCCCTTGCCCGGCCGATGGCCCGGATGGCGATTTCGCGCTACGCCCGGGAGCGAGGGCGGACAACCGTGACCCCCGAGCTCATGGACGAGTACCGGGCCCGGATGGGGTTCTGACCGCGCGTGAAGGAAGGAGCGAGCAGGTGCGGCTGAGCGTCGCCACGAATTTCCGGCCCGACCTCATCGAGGGGATCAAAGGCTATCCGGTCTGGGAGCTCTTCGGCAAGCTCCCCGCCGACGCCTTGGGCGGGGGGCGGGCTTCCTACATGCTCTCCGCGGTGTCGAAGCGAGCGCTGGCTGCCCATGTCCGGGAGGCCCGCCGGCACGGGATCCGCTTCAACTACCTCCTCAATGCCGCCTGCCTCGACAACCGCGAGTGGACGCGGAAGGGCCAGCGGCAGATCCGCCACCTCCTCGACTGGCTGGCCGAGCTGGAGATCGACGCCGTCACGGTCTCGTTGCCCTACCTCCTTGAGCTGATCAAGCGCTGTTACCCGCAGTTGCGGGTTACGGTGAGCGTCTTCGCAGGCGTTGACCACGTACAAAAGGCGAAAGTGTGGGAGGAGATGGGGGCTGACTGCATCACGCTGGAGTCGCTCTCCGTCAACCGGCGCTTCTCGCTCCTGGCGAGCCTCCGAAAGAGCGTCAAGTGCGACCTGCTGCTCCTGGTGAACACCAACTGCCTAGAGGCTTGCCCCTTCTCTCGGGCCCACATGGTGGCGCTCTCCCACGCCTCGCAGGCGGGGCATCCAAGCGGCGGGTTCCTGCTCGACTACTGCTTCCTCCGGTGCACGCGGATGAAGCTCGCCGACCCGGTCAACTACATCCGCTCCGACTGGATCCGCCCCGAGGACCTCCGCTACTACGAGACCCTGGGCTACGACCGCTTCAAGCTGGCCGAGCGCAACGCTCCCACGGAGGTGATGGTCCGGCGCGTCAAGGCATACAGCGAGCGCCGGTATGACGGGAACCTTCTCGACCTCGTCCAGGGCTGGGGCTTCCGCAGCGGCCAGGAACCTTCCGGGTACGTTCGGCGGGGTCTGTTCTGGAGCCTCCGAACCTTTCTGAGGCCCTGGACGGTCAACCCGCTGCGCCTCCTCCCGATCCGCCGGCTGGCCGAGGCCCAGGGGATGCTCAACGCTCTTCGACGGGACCCTCCAGTGATCGTCGACAACCGCACCCTGGACGGGTTCGTGAAGTTCTTTTTCCACGTGGACTGCCATCTACGGGATTGCGAGGAGTGCCGATACTGTCACCGCATGGCGGAGCTGGCCGTGTGGGTCGACCCGGAGTTCCGGCGGGACGTGCTTCGCCGGTACGACGAGGTCTTGGAGAACCTCCGGTCTGGGGCGATGTGGAGATTTGGGGGGATATCCGAGAAGGGGGATCAAGTTCATGAGATCAAAGAAAGGTGACGTCCGGGGCGCCCTCAAAGAGTATGACCTCGGATGAGGTGGGCGGCCGATGAATCCGCCCTGGCGAGTGATTCGGGATCGCCGGCTGTGGGCGGCA from Candidatus Rokuibacteriota bacterium carries:
- a CDS encoding PCP reductase family protein; its protein translation is MRFDSVEGPEEGSVGVTFGCPRCGHRVTLLTNPMETQLVRSLGVKIGGREVPPEPLEVVRTSLARQREGALEVEAEGGVVWVEAAEARLQRLPPLARPMARMAISRYARERGRTTVTPELMDEYRARMGF
- a CDS encoding U32 family peptidase, whose protein sequence is MRLSVATNFRPDLIEGIKGYPVWELFGKLPADALGGGRASYMLSAVSKRALAAHVREARRHGIRFNYLLNAACLDNREWTRKGQRQIRHLLDWLAELEIDAVTVSLPYLLELIKRCYPQLRVTVSVFAGVDHVQKAKVWEEMGADCITLESLSVNRRFSLLASLRKSVKCDLLLLVNTNCLEACPFSRAHMVALSHASQAGHPSGGFLLDYCFLRCTRMKLADPVNYIRSDWIRPEDLRYYETLGYDRFKLAERNAPTEVMVRRVKAYSERRYDGNLLDLVQGWGFRSGQEPSGYVRRGLFWSLRTFLRPWTVNPLRLLPIRRLAEAQGMLNALRRDPPVIVDNRTLDGFVKFFFHVDCHLRDCEECRYCHRMAELAVWVDPEFRRDVLRRYDEVLENLRSGAMWRFGGISEKGDQVHEIKER
- a CDS encoding P-loop NTPase, with protein sequence MPKRYRDIVGDGGSNILAQVEEFQGRLRARMARVRKKVAVTSGKGGVGKSVLTANLAAILAADGRRVGVLDADLNGPSMAKLLGVRGQRLRLSPEGVHPAEGPLGIRVLSTDLLLSEDRAPLTWEAPTQQDAFVWRETMEATALREFLADAAWGDLDLLLLDLPPGAPRLPTLAGLLDLDGALVVTIPSEVAGLVVGRSVELARTHGVRLLGLVENMAGYLCVACGTLGELFPGDGESLAEASGLPLLGRIPFDPRIAWCADRGRPYALEHAESPAGQALRALAARLNDLLWEEGAER
- a CDS encoding cupredoxin domain-containing protein → MKEFLLVTGEWSWKAKPGEAPVVDRNRGPVKEIERYSFDPPFLVVNKGDTVVLKIHALKGEKHVLEIKDFGVPETTINKGEEKTIRFVADKAGTFKFICTNHVNAEKEGPMVGYIHVMDGTR
- a CDS encoding PCP reductase family protein; translation: MTERDLTDIVWTEEARRRVDNAPPFVRPGILKLMPIRARERGRTEITSEFLTEIRNESMLRVAKCIKGFGFEELSMAAFEVAKAKMRKLPHKVEGIEEIKAFLDARVEKNEMILAKFSQYLQMIPERGLPWTEEALALVQRAPAFVQGIARTAIKEEARRRKEPVVTPEAVERVMGSIAAGAAPSAAPRAKRSAEPLHGVTMLWEAAAEERLRRIPIPAVRSMVIRKVEAHARAQGLTVVDVAAYEAAKGGPPLR
- a CDS encoding DMT family transporter; this encodes MPARTRWARLLAVGEGLLVSAIWASSFVIIKMGLVHLGPLTLAGVRYFAAFLLLLPLMALSGTFRRNPAPGRWGRLFLMGLLAYPVSNGALFWGLQYVPATTGAFLHSLLPLPSLVLALVWLREIPIPRQLLGLTVALAGSALFFSQGLGAGDPLALAVIGLSVVAFGVFVVLSRALAREGHVPTLPLTALPLGFGGGLLLAVALPLEGAAPPALEGWVAVSWLAVVNTAVAYLLYNHSLRTLTALELNVLLSLSPLGTALLASLLLGERVTLPQVVGLVVAISGVLLVQRRSAPSP
- a CDS encoding iron transporter, with translation MTIKATLTKLDGGQVIALDVLPMIGSAFQSFQYGENGALPGKGRYRIDLEIQPPQLMRYATAKERWTAASKLSFDFDHR